The Actinoplanes sp. N902-109 genomic interval GCCACGACAAGGCGTTCCTGGCCCTGGCCAAGGAGCACGGCGTCAGCTGCACGCCGATCGGCGCGACCACCGAGGAACCGGTGCTGGACATCCAGGGCCAGTTCACCCTCGGCCTGGACGAGCTGCGCGAAGCCTTCACCGCCACCATGCGCAACCTCTTCGGTGGCAGCGCCGAGGTCGGCACCCGTGCCATCCCCGACGCCGTGCCCGCGGCCAGCCGTTCGGTGACCCTCGAGCTCACCGACCCGGCAGCCACCAACGTGCAGCCCGCCGGCACCGCATCCGGCTCCGCCGGCGACGCCGCCGAGCCGGTCGCCGCCTCCGCCCCCTTCGCCACAGCTACCGGGTCGGCCGCATCCGGTTCAGCCACTGAAACGGGTTCGGCCGCTGCCGCGGGGTCGCCTGCGTCGGGGTCGCCTGGTGCGGCGGGGTCGTCGGCTGTGTCGGGGGCACCGGCTGCTGACGAGCCGCCTGCTTCGCTGCCGGGTGGTCCGGTCGACGCCAAGCCGGCCGCAGCTCCGGCTCCGACCGACAACGCCGGCGAGGCCGAGAAGAACTGACAGCCGCTCACCTCGAAGGACGGTCCCCCGGAAACGGGGAGGCCGTCCTTTCTGGTTTCCGGCTCTCCAGCGAGTCTCTCCCCGTCCTCCGGCGAGCCGTTCTTGCGGTTCCTCCGGCGAGTCGGTCTTCCCGGTCCTCGGGCGAGTCGGTCTTCCCGGTCCTCGGGCGAGTCGGTCTTCCGGGTCTCGGACGAGTCAGTTTTCCGGGCCTCCGGCGAGGGCGCCCGGTGATCAGGATCCGGTCGCCGCAGCGCGTGGCCATCGGCCCGCTCCGGTCCAGGTTGGCGCCAGGGACCGCGCCCATTCCCGGCGGCGGCGCGTTGCTCGTGGTGGTCGCGTGTGTCCGGGGGTGGCGCGTTCTTCGCGGTGGTGGCGTGTCCTCTCCGGTGGGGCGGCGCCTCTTCACCGGTGACCGTGCGTCTGGTTGGGCGTGCGTTTCGTTCGGCCGTGCGTGTGGTGCGGGCCAGCGCCTTGGCCGGGCGTGCGCCTCATGGGGCCGTACACCTTCATCGGGCGTGCGCTTCGTCGACGAAAATGAACCTGAGCGCGTTGGAGAGCAGTCGGCCGGGCATCTTTCGTGGCGGCATCGCGTCGTCTCCGGGGATGGTGTACGACCCGCATCTTGTTCGGCTGCCGGCCTCCGTCGTGCCGCACGCCGCTGTTGGCCGCGGACTTTCCGGAGCGTGGGGCTGTACCCTTTCCGCGGCCTCGCGCCTTCTTCGGCCGCGGGTTTTCCGCAGCGGCCTCGCACCGTGCCACCGGAGACAGTGCACCTTTCCCGGCGCGGTGTTTGCGCGTCGGCCCGGCGGGTCGCCTTGATGCGGCAGTTTGAGAGAAACGCCCGGGCACCGACGCGGGTTGGGGCGGCGGCAGTCTTGCTGCGGTGGTCGGGTTGCTGAACCATGCTGCTATGGATTGGCAGGCTTGGCATCATGCTTACGCCGACCCGGGGTCACCGTTGTCTCGGCGGTTGCGGCTGATCCAGGGGCATCTTGGCGAGTGGCTCGACGGGCGGCCGGACGGTCAGCTCGATGTTGTCAGCGTTTGTGCCGGGCAGGCTCATGACCTCGTCGGGGTGCTTGCCGGGCGCGCCGATGCCGGGCGGGTGCGGGCCACGCTGATCGAGGACGACGCTGGGAACGTTGCGGCGGCTCGGGAGCGGATCGCCGCGGCGGGGCTCGGGGGCGTTGCCGTGGTGCAGGGCGATGCCGGGGAGCTGGCGACGTACGCGGGAGTGGCTCGCGCCGATCTGCTGTTGCTGGCCGGGGTGTTCGGCAACATCAGCGACGCCGACGTACGCAACACGATCGGCGTGCTGCCTCAGCTGTGCGCATCGGGTGCGACGGTGATCTGGACGCGGGTCCGCGCGGCGCCCGATCTGGTGCCGTCGATCCGGGAGTGGTTCGCGGCTGAGCAGTTCGTCGAGCGGGCGTTTCACGCGCCCGACGATGTGTTGTTCACCGTCGGTGTGCACGAGTTCCAGGGTGAGCCGCGGACGCGCCGGTCAGCCGGGACGATCTTTCGCTTCTCCGGGCGGTCTGTCCCGGACCCCTCCCGCAGTTAGGGCGGACAGTGGACCTGTCCGCCCTCAACAGCAGGTGATGCTTCAGGGGTCGCCGGGCGCGGCGACGCCCCCACGGAACCGGGGCTAGTTGTCCCAGTCGCCGCGCTGGCCAGGGGGTTGCTGGCGGGGAGTGCCACGGCGGCCGGGCTGGTCGTAACCGCCCTGTTCGTCGTAGCCCTCGTCGCCGGTGTAAGCGCCGCCGTAGGTGCCACCGCCCTCGGCCGCACCACCGTACGTGCCGCCGCCGTAGTTGCCACCACCCTGCGGGGCATTGCCGCCGCCGTAGTTGCTACCACCTTGCGGGGCGTTGCCGCCGTACGTGCCGCCACCAGCTCCGCCGTAGGTGCCACCCGGGCGTGCGGCGCCCCCGTACGAGCCGCCGCCGTAGTTGCCGCCGCTCTGCTGGTCGTAGCCACCCTGGTCGGCGTAGTCGTCCTGACCGCCGTAACCGCCGCCGTACGAGCCGCCGCCGTAGTTGCCACCACCCTGCGGGGCGTTGCCACCATAGGTGCCGCCGCCGTTGGCTGGGCCGTATGCGTTGCCGTTGTCGATGCCATCGCCGGCGCCGTTCCAGGACCCGCCGTAGCCGCCCTGGTCGTCGTAACCGGCACCCTGGTCGGCGCGGGTGTATCCGTTGTCGTAGCCGGGCTCGTCGCCGTAGCCGTCCTGGCCGGGCTGATACATGCCGGTCGGCTCGTCGTAGCGCTGCGGCTGGTCACCGGACGCGCCGTAACCGCCCTGCTCGCCATAGCCCGCGTAGGCGCCGGCCGCCTGCTCGTCGTAGTCGTCGTAGCCGTTGCCCTGGGCGGGCACGGGCGCGCCACCGAACTGGGTCGCCGCACCGTAGGCACCCGCCGCACCGGCAGCACCGGCCGCGCCCGCAGCTGCCGTGCCGAAGCCGCCGGGCGCGTTGTAGGCACCGTTCTGCGGCAGGGGAGCGCCGTAGGGGTCGGGGAACTCGTCGTCGACCGGAGCCGCCACCGGGGCCCGCTGGATCATTGTCGGAGCGTCCGCCATGGACGGTGCACCGGACCGCGGCGCGATCATCGTCGCGTCGGAGACCCGGCCGCCGCCGACCGGGGCGGCCACCCGCGTCGCGTCGGCACCGGCGTAGCGGCCGGCGCCGGCCCCCGCCACCGGGCCGCTGGGGCCCTTGC includes:
- a CDS encoding carboxypeptidase-like regulatory domain-containing protein, whose product is MTTHLRARAVQAGAFLALVAGVLFAAPVAALADAPQVSANVSSSNVPSGGKTTLTFTVTNRNKLNGENATDTKASYQIDSGGLQCTGCNISAEDILPGQSATHTLTLTAGTVGTGESQTFQIQINATIGGQTGNASRSVKVTGPDKPSSVRQVSGKVKDQDGKAVSGATVILRDANGSIFQTSSSGSGAYSIRSTDAKPIAVGSLAVGATKDGYDKTTVSASGAADKSVNVPLTLKLIAAPTSPTPSPSATTSTEPTEEPSEDDATDEATDEATTEAAAPQPSNAANNGDSGSGSLLFIILGGLLVAAGVGAIVLVMMRRKNQGDDDPDDPGKGPSGPVAGAGAGRYAGADATRVAAPVGGGRVSDATMIAPRSGAPSMADAPTMIQRAPVAAPVDDEFPDPYGAPLPQNGAYNAPGGFGTAAAGAAGAAGAAGAYGAATQFGGAPVPAQGNGYDDYDEQAAGAYAGYGEQGGYGASGDQPQRYDEPTGMYQPGQDGYGDEPGYDNGYTRADQGAGYDDQGGYGGSWNGAGDGIDNGNAYGPANGGGTYGGNAPQGGGNYGGGSYGGGYGGQDDYADQGGYDQQSGGNYGGGSYGGAARPGGTYGGAGGGTYGGNAPQGGSNYGGGNAPQGGGNYGGGTYGGAAEGGGTYGGAYTGDEGYDEQGGYDQPGRRGTPRQQPPGQRGDWDN